Within the Thermoanaerobaculales bacterium genome, the region GCGACGGGCCGGTCGACGTCGAGGTCCACCTCTACCACGCCTCGGGCAGCCGCTACGGCATCGTCAGCCGCACCCTGCAGCCCTTCGAGATGACCCAGTACGACCGGATCTACAACCGGGTCAGCGCGGGCGTGGTGGATTCCGGGTTCGCGGTGGTCAAGGTGCTGACCGCGGGCGGCAAGGCGCTGGCCTACGCGTCGGTCGTCGACAACGGTTCCAACGACCCGATCTACATCCCGTCCCAGCCGCTGAGCGACACCTCGCCCTTTACTTACTGAGGCGCCGTCAGCTCCCGGGCGTGGACCCTGGGCCACCACCGTGCGCGACCCTGTGTTCGAGCGTGACGCCGCGGGCTCCGTCGGGGATGCCCATCGCCTGGGAGGAGAAGGGCTCGGCCGGAGAAAGCCCCTCTCCGCTTAGGGCAGGCCGCCGACCGTTCCGCTGACCGGCGCGATGAACTCCGGGTCATTCGTGGGCGGGTAGACCATGGACCCGTCAGCGTAGTATGGGCGGCTGTCCTCTGGCTCGACGGTAACGATGAACGCGCATGCGACGATGGGGTACTGCCAGTCGAGCTCCTCGTCCACCCTGTTGATCCGGATGAAGCCGTAGGCAGGGAGCGCCACCTGGATTGGAGGCGCTATCTCGTCAGGACTTGTGTTGTGCAGCGGCATTGCGGAGACCGAGAACGTCATCGGGGCGTCGTTGGGGTTGACGATCCCGAGGTCGTGCCGGAAGAAGCCCACCCAGGTGCGCCACGGGATGAAGCAAGGGCCGGTGATCCGCTCCGAGAATGCCGGCACCTGTCGCCGGCAAGCACGCGAATCCGCTATCCCACCTGGTTCGACCCAGCCGAGTCTCAGCGGTCCCCTCTATCCCCCAAGGATGCGCACAGCGCATTCAAGGGAGTTCGTACCGCAGTGGCCGTCCCCTTGCACATCTGGTTCACCACGACCGCTCGGAAGGCCAATGCGGGACGAACTCCTAGTGGACGATCTCGTCCTTGCCGCCGTCGACGACCTCGAAGGGCCGGCGGCGGCGCAAGCGCGCCAAGCGCCGCTCGAGGATCCAGCGCTCGAGCCGCTTGCGGGAGGAGTGGAGCGCGCGGCGCGGCCCGCCCATGCCGAGCGACATGACCACGACCAGCACCGCGGCGCAGACGCCGAGGAAGCCGGCCAGGTCCTTGTAGGGCAGCAGGCCGAACACGAACGCGGCGAGGACCTCGAGCCAGAGGAACCAGCGGGCCCGGATCGGCAGCACGAAGAACAGCAGGATGGTCGCCTCGCCGTAGAGGGTGGCGAAGGCGGCGATCAGGATCGTGATCAGCATCCGGTGCCCCTGCATGGTGACGAAGGGCGCGGCCGAGCCACCACCGGCGAGGAGCATCAGGGCGTGGGTGAGCACCGCCACCGCCGCGGCAGCCACCGCCGTGACCAGGACCAGCCTCCAGAACCGGCGGCGGCCGAGCCGCCAGAACACGTCGCGGCCGAACCAGAAGAGGATCAGCAGCTCGAGCAGGAACCAGATGCTCGCGCCGCCAGCGCCGACGAAGGGGTAGGTCACGAGCTGCCAGATGAAGCCGCCGAGCACGGCCGGTGTCAGGCGCAGCAGCGCCGGCACCACCGCCGTCGTCTCGAAGAACTGCATCGAGAAGGTGACGAAGACCGCGGCGAGCAGCAGCAGCAGGTCGGCGGGCGGCGGCGCGCCTGCGCCCGAGAAGCCCCCGAATCCGCGCGGTCCGGACCGGCCCTGAAAGGAGGTCGCCACGATGGCGTTGGATGGTACCAGTCAGGCTCCATGGGCGCCACCGGTGCGCCAGCGCGGCGGTCCGCTGCGGGAATTTGAGTGCATGTCACTCAGGTTTACCCCGATGCGCGGTGCGTGCCGGTGTAGGCTGGTATTTGCAGGGCGGCACCGAGGCACAAAGGAGACGGAAATGACCGAGCTTCTCCATATTCCGGTGATCCCGCTGCGGGAGGCGGTGCTCTTCCCCGGCGTCACCTCGCCGATCGCGGCCGGGCGCCCGGGGACCCTGCGCGCCATCGAGGCCGCTCTCAAGACCAGCGACAAGGCGATCTTCGTGGCGTCGCAGCGCGAAAACGTCGAGGACGTGACCCCCGACCTGCTGTACTCGATGGGAACGGTGGCGACGATCGGGCCGATGCAGCGTGGCCCGTCCGGGATGCGGCTGCTGCTCAACGGCGCGTATCGCGGCATCGCCATGCGCTACGAGGAGCACGACGGCTACCTGGTCGCGACAGTGCGGCCGGCAGAGGAGATGCCCCCGATCGACCCCGACGCCCCGGCCTTCGCCGCCCTCTACCGGGAGACCCGGGAGCGCGCTGGCGAGCTCGGCCGCCGCGCCGGCATGCCCAAGGAGGCGGTGCAGCAGTTCCTGGCCGAGACCAAGGAGCCGGGCCGCTTCGCCGACCTGGTGGCCGGGCACCTCGACCTCAAGCCGGCCCAGGCGCAGAAGCTCCTCGAGGCGCTGTCGGTGGAGGAGCGGGTCCGCGAAGTGCTGCTCCACATCCAGCGCCAGATCGCGGTCCTCGACGCCCAGGAGGACATCAAGTCACAGGTCCAGGAGGAGCTCGGCGACCGGCAGCGCGAGATGTTCCTCCGGCAGCAGCTCAAGGCGATCCAACGCGAGCTCGGCGAGGACGCCCGCGAGGACCTCGACGAGCTGCGCAGCAAGCTCGAGGCGCTCAGCCTGCCCGAGGTCGCGCGCAAGGAGGTCGACCGCGAGCTCTCCCGGCTCGAGCGGATGGGGCCCGAGGGCATGGAGGCCCAGGTCATCCGCACCTTCCTCGAGACCGTGACCGAGCTGCCCTGGACCGCGCGCAGCGAGGAGCGCCTCGACATCGGCCGGGCGGCCGAGATCCTCGAGGAGGACCACTACGCCCTCGGCGACGTCAAGGACCGCATCCTCGAGTTCCTGGCGGTGCGGCTGATGCGCTCGAGGAACGAGCCGGCCGCCGAGCGCGAGCCGGTGGCCGAGCCGGTGCCGCCGATGGTCGAGGTGATCGACGAGGAGGGCAACGTGGCGCCGCTCGAGCCGATCGAGTCGCCCTCCCCGACGCTCGCCAAGGACTCGGTCGGCCGCAACCCGATCCTGCTGTTCGTCGGCCCGCCCGGCGTCGGCAAGACCTCGGTCGCGCAGTCGATCGCCCGCGCCATGGGGCGGGAGTACGTCCGCATCTCGCTCGGCGGGGTGCGCGACGAGGCCGACGTCCGCGGCCACCGCCGGACCTACGTCGGCGCCATGCCCGGCCGGATCGTCCAGGGCATGAAGCAGGCCGGCACCAAGAACCCGGTCTTCCTGCTCGACGAGGTTGACAAGCTCGGCGTGTCCTACCAGGGTGACCCGGGGGCGGCCCTGCTCGAGGTCCTCGACCCGGCCCAGAACGACACCTTCACCGACCACTACCTGGGGGTGCCCTTCGACCTCTCCGAGGTCCAGTTCATCTGCACCGCCAACTTCCTGCAGAACATTCCGATCCCGCTCCAGGACCGGATGGAGGTGGTGGAGTTCGCCGGCTACACCGAGGGCGAGAAGCTCGAGATCGCGCGCCGCTACCTGATCCCGCGCCAGATCAAACAGGCCGGCCTGACCGGCGACCAGATCTCGTTCACCGATGAGGCCGTGCAGACCGTGGTCAGCCGCTACACCCGCGAGTCCGGCGTCCGCCAGCTCGAGCGGGAGCTCGGCCGGCTCGCGCGCAAGGTGGCGCGCCGGATCGCGGCCGAGGAGGTCGAGCGCACGGACGTCGGCCCCGACCAGGTGGGCGAGCTGCTGGGACGGCCCAAGGTCCACCCGGAGCACGCCGCTGCCGCCGACCAGATCGGGGTCGCGACCGGCATGTACTACACGCCGGTCGGTGGCGACATCATGTTCGTCGAGGCCTCGCCGATGCCGGGCAAGGGCGAGCTGGTCCTGACCGGCCAGCTCGGCGACGTCATGAAGGAGTCGGCGCGCGCCGCCTGGTCCTACGCCAGGGCCCACGGCGCCGAGCTGTTCATCGAGCCCAAGGCCTTCGAGCAGGACGTGCACATCCACGTGCCAGCCGGCGCCATCCCCAAGGACGGGCCCTCGGCCGGCCTCACCATGGCGACCGCGCTGGTGTCGGCGCTGTCCCGCCGGCCGGCGCGCTACGATGTCGCCATGACCGGCGAGATCACCCTGTCCGGCCGGGTGCTGCCGATCGGCGGGGTCAAGGAGAAGGTGCTCGGCGCGGTGCGCGCCGGGATCGCCACCATCGTGCTGCCCAAGGGCAACGAGGCCGACCTCGAGGACCTGCCGGAGGAGATCCGCCGGGGCCTCACGATCCACTTGGTCTCAGAGCTCGGCGAGGCCCTGGCCCACACCCTGCGCGGCGGTGAGTTCCGCGAGGGGCGGCTGCAGTTCGCAGCGGCTGGGATGCCCGCGAAGGGCGCTGCACAGAAGCTGCAGCACTGAGCTCGGCGGCTGCGCGTCGGTGGAGACGTTGCCGGTCCAGCCTCCACACGGGCGGATGCGCCGGCAGCAGGCGAACGGCTCGCACCCGCAGCACGCGCAGTACTGCCCGACGCAGCCGCCGACCGAGCACTGCATTGGAGGCTCGGAGCAGCCTCCAATGCTGCAGCTGTCCGCCTCCGGGTCGCCGCCGGCCAGGCAGGGAGAGCCGGGCTCGCACTTGTCGATCTCGGGCAGCACCCCCGAAGCCTTGGTCGTTTCGTAGCCCCAGAACGCCGACCAACCGTACGCCTGGATCGGGGTCACGCTGCCGGCGCCGGCAGCGGTGGACGCGGCGTCGCGGAAGGGCTCGGTGAGCCAGAACAGGAGCGTCTCGCCCAAGGCCTTGTCGACGACCGCCACGCCCTTGTCCTTCCTGGCCTTCACCCTGCAGTCGGCGATGACCCAGCTGCGGGCCGCGCGGAACAGACGCGAGCTGTGTGGCGTACCGTCGTCAGGCCCTTTTGCAGGAACACAGTGCCCTGATCGGGAATCGTCAATCGTGCACCCAGGCCGCGTCCCATCTGGTCGGCAAGCGGCCGAGGGCTGGCTTGTCGGATAATTTGGAATTCGAGTTCCAGTTTTTCGGTTGCGACGATCGGAGGTGGCGCGGTGCGGATCACAAAGTCCGAGGAGTACGGTCTGAGGCTCGCCCTGCGGCTCGCCGCGACCGGCGGCCAGCTGACGATCCGCGAGCTCGCCGAGCGCGAGGCGATCCCCGAGACGACGGTCGCAAAGGTGATCGCGAGGCTGCGGGCGGCGGGCCTGGTGCGCGCGGTGCGCGGCCGCAACGGCGGCTACGCGCTCGCCGCGCCTGCCTCTTCGATCAGCGTCGCGCGGATCGTCGATGCCTTCGACGAGCGCCTCTACGATTCGGGCTTCTGCGACCGCATGGCGCCCGGCGAGGCTGCCTGCAGCCGAGCCCGGAGCTGCGGGCTGCGCCCAGTGTGGCGGGGCTTGGCGGTCGTGGTCGGCGACTTCCTGGCCGGCATCACGGTCGCCGACGTGCTGGCCGGCGGCGCGACTGGCGGCCGCGGCTCGCTGCCGCTGGCCGCCGGGCGGCGTACGTGACACGGGCAGGCGAGGGCGACCGATGACCACCCCGAGCAACATCATCGAGGAGTTCGCGAACCGCGAGTACGCGGCCGGCTTCGTCACCGAGGTCGAGCAGGACACCCTGCCGCCCGGCCTCGACGAGGGCGTGATCCGGGCGATCTCGGCCCGCAAGGGCGAGCCCGAGTGGATGCTCGACTGGCGGCTCAGGGCGTACCGGCACTGGCTCACCATGACCGAGCCGCGCTGGGCCAACGTGCGCTACCCGGAGATCGACTACCAGGCGATCTCCTACTACGCCGCGCCCAAGAAGAAGGCGCTCGCGAGCCTCGACGAGGTCGACCCCGAGATCCTGCGGACCTACGAGCGGCTGGGCATCCCGCTCTCCGAGCAGAAGGCCCTGGCCGGGGTCGCGGTGGACGCGGTCTTCGACAGCGTGTCGGTGGCCACCACCTTCAAGGACAAGCTGGCCTCGCTCGGCATCATCTTCTGCTCGTTCTCGGAGGCGATCCGCGAGCACCCGGAGCTGGTCCGCCGCTACCTGGGGTCGGTGATCCCGCACACCGACAACTTCTTCGCCGCCCTCAACTCGGCGGTGTTCTCGGACGGCTCCTTCGTCTGGGTGCCCAAGGGCGTGCGCTGCCCGATGGAGCTCTCCACCTACTTCCGGATCAACGCCGCCAACACCGGCCAGTTCGAGCGCACCCTGATCGTCGCGGAGGAGGGCGCCTACGTCAGCTACCTCGAGGGCTGCACCGCCCCGATGCGCGACGACAACCAGCTCCACGCCGCCGTGGTCGAGCTGGTGGCGCTGGAGGGCGCGCAGATCAAGTACTCGACGGTCCAGAACTGGTACCCGGGCGACCGCGAGACCGGCGCGGGCGGCATCTTCAACTTCGTCACCAAGCGCGGCCTGTGCGCCGGCCGCGGGGCCAGGATCTCGTGGACCCAGGTCGAGACCGGCTCGGCGATCACCTGGAAGTACCCGAGCGTGATCCTGCGTGGCGACGACACGGTGGGCGAGTTCTACTCGGTGGCATTGACGGCGGGGCACCAGCAGGCCGACACCGGGACCAAGATGATCCACCTCGGCCGCAACACCCGGTCGACGATCGTCTCCAAGGGCATCTCGGCCGGCCACGGGCAGAACACCTACCGCGGTCTGGTCAAGGTGGCCAAGCGGGCGGACGGGGCGCGTAACTACTCGCAGTGCGACTCGATGCTGATCGGATCAAGCTGCGGCGCCCACACCTTCCCGTACATCGAGATCGCCAACTCCACCGCCCAGATGGAGCACGAGGCATCGACCTCGAAGATCGGCGAGGACCAGATCTTCTACTGCAACCAGCGCGGTATCTCGACCGAGGACGCGGTCTCCATGATCGTCAACGGCTTCTGCAAGGAGGTGTTTCGCGAGCTGCCGATGGAGTTCGCCGTCGAAGCCCAGAGACTCCTCGGAGTGTCGCTCGAAGGGAGCGTGGGCTGAGGTCACGGTCCCGTTGTTCCTTTTCCGGCTCCGTTTTTCGGGCGAAACCCGGAGCCGGAAAAGGAAGTGAGGAAAACAGATGAATAGAGAACCACTTCTTGAACTGAAGAACCTGCACGTCGCCGTCGAGGGCAACGAGATCCTGCGCGGGATCGACCTCGCCATCGGCGCCGGCGAGGTCCATGCAATCATGGGGCCGAACGGGTCCGGCAAGAGCACGCTCGCCCAGGCGCTCGCGGGCCGCGAGGGGTACCAGGTCACGGCGGGCGAGGTCCGCTACCGCGGCCGCAGTCTCCTCGAGCTCGAAGCCGAGGAGCGGGCGCGCGAGGGCCTGTTCCTGGCGTTCCAGTACCCGGTCGAGATCCCCGGGGTGAGCAACACCTACTTCCTGCGCGCCGCCCTCAACGCGATCCGCGCCCACCGCGGCGAGCCCGAGCTCGATGCCATCGACTTCCTGAAGCTGGTGCGCGAGCGGATGGAGCTCGTCAAGCTCGACGAGGCGCTGCTCAAACGGCCGGTCAACGACGGCTTCTCGGGCGGCGAGAAGAAGCGCAACGAGATCTTCCACATGGCGGTCCTCGAGCCGACCCTCGCGATCCTCGACGAGACCGACTCGGGCCTCGACATCGACGCCCTCAGGATCGTCGCCGATGGGGTCAACTCGCTGCGCGGCCCCGGCCGCGCCTTCCTGGTGATCACCCACTACCAGCGGCTGCTCAACCACATCGTCCCCGACTTCGTTCACGTCCTCAAGGACGGGCGGATCGTCCGCTCGGGCGACCGGGAGCTGGCGCTCCACCTCGAGAGCCAAGGCTACGAGTGGCTCGAGGCCGAGCCGGCCGCGGCGGCCGCCGCCCCGTGAAAGGCCTCTCCATGTCCGCCGCCACGGTCCCGACCCATCCGCTGCTCGCCGGCGTCGACGCCCTCCTCGACGGCCGTCTCCGGGAGCCCGGCTTTCTCGCCGAGCGCCGCCGCCAGGCCGCTGCCTCGTTCGCAAGGCTCGGCCTGCCGACCCGCCGCTGGGAGGAGTGGCGCTTCACCGGCGTGAAGCACCTCGGGGAAGCGCCGTGGGTCGTCGCCGAGCGCGCCCGCCAGCTGCCGCCGATGCCCCGCCCCTCGCTGGCCGACGGTCTCCGCCTGGCGGTCGTGGACGGCTGGCTCGAGCCCGAGCTGTCGCGGCTCGACGGACTGCCCGACGGGGTCTTCGCGGGCAGCCTCGCGGAGGCGGCCGCTCGCCGCCCCGAGCTGGTCGAGCCGCACCTGGCGCGGCACGATGCCCTCACCGACCACCCGTTCGTCGCCCTCAGCACCGCGCAGTTCCGCGACGGCGTGCTGCTGTGGGTCCCGGCCGGCACGGTCCTCGACCGCCCGATCGAGTTGGAGCTCATCGCGCGACCTCACGATCGGCCCACCATCGTCCTGCCGAGGTTCCTGATCGTGGTCGGGCGCTCGAGCCAGGCCACGGTGATCCTCCGCTCGTCCGGCGGCAGCGCCGACACCTTCACCTGCGCAGTCACCGAGGTCGTGCTCGAGGACGGGGCGGTGCTCGACCACTGCTCGGTGATCGACGACGACCGCGGCGTCACCCACATCGCCTCTCTCGAGGCGCGCCAGGGCCGCGACAGCGCCCTGCGCTCGGGTGCGTTCACGCTGGGTGGCGGCTTGGTGCGGAACGACCTCGCGGTGACCTTGCGCGGGGAGGGCGCCGACGCCACCCTCGACGGCCTCTACCTCACCTCCGGCGGCCAGCACGTGGACAACCACCTGCGGGTTCGCCACGGCGCGCCCGGCGGCACCAGCCGCCAGCTCTACAAGGGCATCCTCGACGGCAGCTCGCGGGCGGTGTTCAACGGCCGGATCGTGGTCGACACGTGCGCCCAGAAGACCGACGCCCGGCAGTCGAACCGCAATCTCCTGCTGTCGGCGGAGGCCCTCGTCCAGTCCAACCCGCAGCTCGAGATCCTCGCCGACGACGTCCGCTGCACCCACGGATCGACGATCGGCCGGCTGGACGAGGACGCGGTGTTCTACCTGCGCTCCCGCGGCCTCGACCGGGGCGCCGCGGAGAGCATGCTGACCTGGGCCTTCGCCGCCGAGGTGGTCGACCGGGTCCGGGTCCCGGAGCTGCGCGACAGCCTTCGCGACGCCATGCTCGCCCGCCTTCCCGGCCCCGCGCCGTTCGCGGAGGCGATGTGATCGCGGCGACCGCGGCGGCGGCGCTCGATGTCGCCCGCGTGCGGGCGGACTTCCCGGCCCTCGACCAGGAGGTGAACGGCCGTCCCCTGGCCTACCTCGACAACGCCGCCACCACTCAGAAGCCGACCGCGGTGCTGGCGGCGGTCGACCGCTTCTACCGGCGCGACTGCGCCAACGTCCACCGCGGGGTGCACACGCTGTCGCAGCGCGCCACCGTCGCCTACGAGAGCGCCCGCACCGCGGTGAAGCAGCACCTCGGCGCGCGCGACAGCCGCGAGATCGTCTTTGTCCGCGGCACCACCGAGGCCATCAACCTGGTCGCCTGGAGCTTCGTGCGGCCCCGGCTCGGCGCGGGCGACGAGGTCCTGATCTCGGCCATGGAGCACCACTCCAACATCGTTCCCTGGCAGTTGCTGTGCGCGGAGCGCGGCGCTGCCCTGCGGGTGATCCCGATCGACGAGCGCGGCGACGTCATCCTCGAGGAGTACGAGCGGCTGCTCTCGGAGCGAACCCGGATTGTGGGCATCACCTGGGTCTCCAACGCGCTCGGCACGGTCAACCCGGTGCGCGAGATGATCGCCTCCGCCCACGCCAGGGGCGTCCCGGTCCTGGTCGACGGCGCCCAGGCGGTCCCCCACATGGCGGTCGACGTCGCGGAGCTCGACTGCGACTTCCTCGCGTTCTCCGGGCACAAGGCCTACGGGCCGACCGGGATCGGCGCACTCTACGCCAAGCGCGGCCACCTGCTCGGGATGCAGCCCTACCAAGGCGGCGGCGACATGATCCAGTCGGTGAGCTTCGAGCGCACCCTCTACCAGGAGCCGCCCCACCGCTTCGAGGCCGGCACCCCGAACATCGCGGGCGCGGTCGGGCTGGCGGCCGCCCTCCGCTACCTGCAGGGGCTCGGCATCGAGGCGATCGCCGACCACGGGCAGCGGCTGCTCGAGGAGGCGACCCGGAAGGTGCTCGAGGTGCCGGGAGCCCGCCTGATCGGGAGCGCCCGCAGCCGGGCCGGCCTGCTCTCATTCGTCATGGACGGCATCCACCCCCACGACATCGGGACCGTGCTCGACGCCCGGGGGGTCGCGGTCCGCGCCGGCCACCACTGCGCGCAGCCGGTGATGAAGCGCTACGGGGTGTCGGCGACCGTGCGGGCGTCGTTCGGCGTCTACAACACGAGCGCCGAGATCGACGCCCTGGTGGACGGGCTCCACGAGGCGAGGGAGGTCTTCAGCTGATGTCCGAGCTCCGCGACCTGTACCAGGAGGTCATCCTCGACCACAACCGGAAGCCGCGCAACTGCTACGTCATGGACTGCGCGAGCCGGACCGCGGACGGCCACAACCCGTTGTGCGGCGACACGGTGAAGGTTTACCTGCGGATCGTCGATGGCCGGATCGAGGAGATTTCGTTCCAGGGCGCGGGCTGCGCCATCTGCACCGCCTCGACCTCGCTGATGACCGAGTCGGTCAAGGGCAAGACCGTGGCCGAGGCCACCCGGCTGTTCCACGGCTTCCACGACATGCTGACCGGGGTGGCGGCGGAGCAGGGCCTGGACCTCGGGAAGCTGATGGTCTTCGAGGGCGTCCGCGAGTACCCGGTCCGCGTCAAGTGCGCCACCCTCGCCTGGCACACGTTGAAGGCCGCGATCGACAACGCTGAGCAGCCGGCCACGACGGAGTAGGAGGCTGCCTCGAGTCACGCTGCTCATCGTCTCCGTGCCCGGTCGGGAACGGGAACGGGAACGGGAACGGGGGGAACCCATGAGTGAGCTGATCCGGGAGCGGATTGTCGAGGCCCTCAGGACCATCTACGACCCCGAGATCCCGGTCAACATCTACGACATCGGACTGATCTACGACGTGAAGTTGGCCGCCGACGGTATCGCCCACATCGTGATGACCCTGACCTCGCCGTCCTGCCCCGAGGCGGAGTCGCTGCCGCCCGAGGTCGAGCGCAAGGTGGCGGCGGTGGAGGGCGTCACCTCGGCCACGGTCGAGATCACCTGGGACCCGCCGTGGGACCCGGAGATGATGTCCGAGGCGGCGAAGCTCGAGCTCGGGATGTTCTAGGAGCGAGTGGGGCAGCGGCCCCAGGAAGCGGCCCTGAGACCGGGCGCAGCCGGCCTCTGCCCCACTCGCTCCTCGGGATGCGCTGCGCGCATCGTGAGGAGTCCGCTCAAAGCGCCACGCCTAGCCTCTTCGGCGGGAGGGCTTCTTGGGGCCGTTCGGCGCCGGGCGCGCCAGTGCAGCCTCGAGGACGCCGGCCACGGTCCGCAGCACCTTGAGGCGCGCGTGGCGCTTGCAGTTGGCCTCGACCAGCGTCCACGGCGCGCCGAGGGTCGAGGTCCGCTCCACCATATCCTGGACCGCGGTCTCGTAGGACGGCCACTTGTCGCGGTTGCGCCAGTCCTGCTCGGTCAGCTTCCAGCGCTTGTACGGGATCTCCTGCCGCTGCGTGAAGCGCTTCAGCTGCTCGTCGCTGGTGATGTGGAGCCAGAACTTGGCGAGCACGATCCCGAAGTCGGTGAGCTCGCGCTCGAACTCGTTGATCTCGGTGTAGGCGCGGCGCCACTCGTGCTCGGCGGCCAGGTTCTCGACGCGCTCGACCAGGACCCTCCCGTACCACGAGCGGTCGAAGATGGTGACGCGGCCGGCGCGGCCGATCTGGCGCCAGAAGCGCCACAGGTAGTGGTGGGCGGCTTCCTCGTCGGTGGGCTCGCCGATCGGGATCACGCGGCAGTCGCGGGCGTCGAGGACGCCGGCAAGCCGCCGCACCGCGCCCCCCTTGCCCGCGGCGTCCCAGCCTTCGAAGACGCAGACCATGGAGATCTTCCGCTGCTTGGCCCTGCGGAACAGGCTGTTGACCTTTGCCTCGAGGCGCGGCAGCTCGCGCCGGTAGTCCAGGGGGCTGACCGCGAGAGCCATGTCGAGCTCGGTCAGCACGGTGTGCTGCAGCGGCTCGGCGAGCGACGCGGCGACGGCGTCCTCCGGGGAGCCGCCGGCCGGCGCCACGCCGGCGGCGAGGGGGCGGCCGTGCGCAGCCCGCCGCTCGACGCGGCCGAGCCGGGCGCGCAGCGCGTCGCGGATGGTGGTCGCGACCGTCAGCGACCGGTAGCGGGGGTCCGTGCCCTCGACGATCATCCATGGCGCCCGCGCGGTCGAGGTGGCGCGGATGGTGTGCTCGGCGACCTTCACGTAGCGGTCGTAGGACTTCCAGTGCCGCCAGTCGGTGTCGGTGATCCGCCAGC harbors:
- the pap gene encoding polyphosphate:AMP phosphotransferase, with product MFESAQLGRKVAKKAFDQAVPALRVELVELQQRLRRADFPVLVLFAGVDGAGKSETINVLNQWMDPRWILNSAYQPPSEEELERPRFWRYWRDLPANGQLALLLSAWYSRPFLECVYGKGSWADYDKELAGIAAFERVLADDGALILKFWMHLSRARQKQRLRSLEKDKLQSWRITDTDWRHWKSYDRYVKVAEHTIRATSTARAPWMIVEGTDPRYRSLTVATTIRDALRARLGRVERRAAHGRPLAAGVAPAGGSPEDAVAASLAEPLQHTVLTELDMALAVSPLDYRRELPRLEAKVNSLFRRAKQRKISMVCVFEGWDAAGKGGAVRRLAGVLDARDCRVIPIGEPTDEEAAHHYLWRFWRQIGRAGRVTIFDRSWYGRVLVERVENLAAEHEWRRAYTEINEFERELTDFGIVLAKFWLHITSDEQLKRFTQRQEIPYKRWKLTEQDWRNRDKWPSYETAVQDMVERTSTLGAPWTLVEANCKRHARLKVLRTVAGVLEAALARPAPNGPKKPSRRRG